Proteins encoded together in one Streptomyces sp. B1I3 window:
- a CDS encoding cold-shock protein, producing MASGTVKWFNAAKGFGFIEQDGGGADVFAHFSNIAAQGFRELLEGEKVIFDIAPGQKGPMAENIVPA from the coding sequence GTGGCATCAGGCACCGTGAAGTGGTTCAACGCGGCCAAGGGTTTCGGCTTCATCGAGCAGGATGGTGGCGGCGCCGACGTGTTCGCCCACTTCTCGAACATTGCCGCCCAGGGCTTCCGCGAGCTGCTCGAAGGCGAGAAGGTCATCTTCGACATCGCGCCGGGCCAGAAAGGCCCGATGGC
- a CDS encoding helix-turn-helix domain-containing protein, which produces MEFASQELARLRVAAGVDPLWETALSLHLLQNREVPLAFTAWRREVGAALRRSGLVAVTRSLTRLCPDESYFPDFLTPGRGDADLDTGLDRLLSTPRHRLRADIARLHAHTGHPVPAGVRRLADGSPEALRRLGSALRAYHRVAVEPYLFAIRAQAATDRTVRAEAVLTHGAEGLLTGYDKLPGWRYRDGRLRAPYPVDRELALRGRALTLIPAFFCVRAPLALVDEGLPPVLVHPLSPAPGWIERRHHGGEVPVAQLIGASRAELLRMLDRPMTTMDIAAALRLAPSTASRHATVLREAGLLLSERQGVRVLHHRTRLGRAVLEGGSR; this is translated from the coding sequence GTGGAATTCGCGAGCCAGGAGCTGGCCCGCCTGCGCGTCGCGGCCGGCGTGGACCCGCTCTGGGAGACCGCGCTCAGCCTGCACCTGCTCCAGAACCGCGAGGTGCCCCTCGCGTTCACCGCCTGGCGCCGCGAGGTGGGCGCGGCCCTGCGGCGATCCGGCCTCGTCGCCGTGACCCGTTCCCTGACCCGGCTGTGCCCGGACGAGTCGTACTTCCCCGACTTCCTGACGCCCGGCCGAGGTGACGCCGACCTCGACACCGGACTCGATCGGCTGCTCTCCACTCCCCGGCACCGTCTGCGCGCCGACATCGCCCGGCTGCACGCGCACACCGGCCATCCCGTCCCGGCCGGCGTGCGCCGGCTCGCCGACGGCTCCCCCGAGGCGCTGCGCCGCCTCGGCTCGGCTTTGCGCGCCTATCACCGGGTGGCCGTCGAGCCCTACCTGTTCGCCATACGCGCGCAGGCGGCGACCGACCGGACCGTACGGGCCGAAGCCGTCCTCACCCACGGAGCGGAGGGCCTGCTCACCGGTTACGACAAACTGCCCGGGTGGCGCTACCGGGACGGCAGGCTCCGGGCCCCGTACCCGGTGGATCGGGAACTTGCCTTGCGTGGAAGGGCGTTGACACTCATTCCGGCCTTCTTCTGTGTCCGCGCCCCGCTCGCCCTCGTCGATGAGGGACTGCCTCCGGTCCTCGTCCACCCGCTCTCGCCCGCGCCTGGCTGGATCGAACGCCGGCACCACGGCGGGGAGGTCCCGGTGGCGCAGCTCATCGGAGCCTCGCGAGCCGAACTGCTGCGGATGCTGGACCGCCCCATGACGACCATGGACATCGCCGCGGCGCTGCGGCTCGCCCCGTCGACGGCCAGTCGGCACGCCACCGTGCTCCGCGAGGCGGGCCTGCTGCTCTCCGAGCGCCAGGGCGTGCGAGTGCTCCACCACCGCACCCGGCTCGGCCGGGCGGTGCTGGAGGGCGGCTCGCGATGA
- a CDS encoding M23 family metallopeptidase, translating to MRFLGRLPALVAGALLALTALSAAPAQAGEAGASAAPVFKAPYPCGQQWTYSHHSAEVRRALDFVRSDGGATAGTPVLASAAGTATRYSQPSGAGNYIAIDHGGGWTTYYFHLSAYSVASGAWVAQGQQIGVTGSTGNSSGAHIHYEQLYNGAGQNIVINGVGLAYPGSYYQAYLTSDNGCGGSGYPFSTWGSGVNVRADARVTAAVVTTLTGPTAVRVLCQKQGDTVNAEGYSNNWWSKLRDQNGFISNIYIDHPDAKLPGVPLC from the coding sequence GTGAGGTTTCTCGGACGTCTTCCGGCCCTGGTCGCCGGAGCCCTACTGGCGCTCACCGCACTGTCGGCCGCCCCGGCACAGGCCGGCGAAGCCGGTGCGTCGGCCGCGCCCGTCTTCAAGGCGCCCTACCCCTGCGGCCAGCAGTGGACGTACAGCCACCACTCGGCCGAGGTGCGCCGGGCGCTGGACTTCGTACGTTCCGACGGCGGCGCGACGGCCGGCACCCCGGTGCTCGCCTCCGCCGCCGGCACGGCCACCCGCTACTCGCAGCCGAGCGGTGCGGGCAATTACATAGCGATCGACCACGGCGGCGGCTGGACCACGTACTACTTCCACCTTTCCGCGTACTCGGTGGCGAGCGGCGCGTGGGTCGCCCAGGGACAGCAGATCGGCGTCACCGGCAGTACGGGCAACTCCTCCGGGGCGCACATCCACTACGAGCAGCTGTACAACGGCGCGGGCCAGAACATCGTCATCAACGGCGTCGGCCTGGCCTACCCGGGCAGTTACTACCAGGCGTACCTGACCAGCGACAACGGCTGCGGTGGCAGCGGCTACCCGTTCAGCACCTGGGGCAGCGGGGTGAACGTCCGCGCCGACGCCCGTGTCACCGCCGCCGTCGTCACCACCCTCACCGGTCCGACGGCCGTACGGGTGCTGTGCCAGAAGCAGGGTGACACCGTCAACGCCGAGGGATACAGCAACAACTGGTGGAGCAAGCTGCGTGACCAGAACGGCTTCATCAGCAACATCTACATCGACCACCCGGACGCGAAACTTCCGGGCGTTCCGCTCTGCTGA
- a CDS encoding YncE family protein has translation MTRSAVRCPRRRRPFGVAVLVAVGLAVGVLPASPGSAGASEIPQQERETGSEELKEVFFVGNNWEGTADVINSRGDYARIGRIDMIPDKKERLWEIYLNPVRLAFFLGIRTGPGEGHDQYVDDMYTTKDGKSVVASRPSFADVVSIDVESGKINWRFPVSGFRSDHMAVSPDGTQVAVSSSTSNTVHVLDMVTGKEAGTFKTGDKPHENVYTDGGKYLWNMAIGEVNTDMDAPWQDFTKGDRRITVADAKTFEVKKIIDMRERLDAFGRKDLSDALRPVAFTPDESKMYFQVSFFNGFVEYDVHNDRITRVKTLPKNPDTSDERTTYVNDSRHHGMSMSPRGDKLCIAGTMDDYVTVVNRETLQEGPLVAASKPYWATVSGDGKHCVVSESGADQVTAIDFATGRKVVSIPVGDHPQRVRLGHVPTDWTGPASG, from the coding sequence ATGACGCGTTCCGCTGTCCGTTGTCCTCGCCGTCGACGCCCCTTCGGCGTGGCCGTCCTTGTCGCCGTGGGGCTGGCCGTGGGCGTGCTGCCCGCCAGCCCTGGCTCGGCCGGCGCGAGCGAGATCCCGCAACAGGAACGGGAAACCGGCTCGGAGGAGCTCAAGGAGGTGTTCTTCGTGGGCAACAACTGGGAGGGCACCGCCGACGTCATCAACTCCCGTGGCGACTACGCCAGGATCGGCCGCATCGACATGATCCCCGACAAGAAGGAGCGCCTGTGGGAGATCTACCTCAACCCCGTCAGGCTCGCCTTCTTCCTCGGTATCCGGACGGGCCCGGGCGAGGGCCACGACCAGTACGTCGACGACATGTACACCACGAAGGACGGCAAGTCCGTCGTCGCCTCCCGGCCGAGCTTCGCCGACGTGGTCTCCATCGATGTGGAGAGCGGGAAGATCAACTGGCGCTTCCCGGTGTCCGGCTTCCGCTCCGACCATATGGCGGTCTCACCCGATGGCACCCAGGTCGCCGTCTCCTCGTCCACCTCCAACACCGTGCACGTACTCGACATGGTGACGGGCAAGGAGGCGGGCACGTTCAAGACGGGCGACAAACCGCACGAGAACGTGTACACCGACGGCGGCAAGTACCTCTGGAACATGGCCATCGGCGAGGTCAACACCGACATGGACGCGCCCTGGCAGGACTTCACCAAGGGAGACCGCCGCATCACCGTCGCCGACGCGAAGACCTTCGAGGTCAAGAAAATCATCGACATGCGCGAGCGGCTCGACGCCTTCGGCCGCAAGGACCTGTCCGACGCGCTGCGGCCCGTCGCCTTCACGCCCGACGAGTCGAAGATGTACTTCCAGGTCTCCTTCTTCAACGGTTTCGTCGAGTACGACGTGCACAACGACAGGATCACCCGGGTGAAGACGCTGCCGAAGAACCCGGACACCAGCGACGAACGCACCACCTACGTCAACGACTCCCGTCATCACGGCATGTCCATGAGCCCTCGGGGGGACAAGCTCTGCATCGCCGGGACCATGGACGACTATGTCACCGTCGTGAACCGCGAGACGCTGCAGGAGGGCCCACTCGTCGCCGCCTCCAAGCCCTACTGGGCCACAGTCAGCGGAGACGGCAAGCACTGCGTGGTGTCCGAGAGCGGCGCCGACCAGGTGACGGCGATCGACTTCGCCACCGGCAGGAAGGTCGTCTCGATCCCTGTCGGGGACCACCCGCAGCGGGTCCGCCTCGGCCACGTCCCCACGGACTGGACCGGCCCCGCCAGCGGCTGA
- a CDS encoding type II toxin-antitoxin system death-on-curing family toxin: MTEVRYIQIDEILAIARTVNGTDHSVRDMGLLVSAIERPRTNVFGAELYPTLHEKAAALLHSVARNHALIDGNKRTAWLAMRVFLRLNGVSASTVPPPASTAGPFVEEVAQDNMDVPVIAKRLSAWFPVS, from the coding sequence GTGACCGAAGTGCGCTACATCCAGATCGACGAGATCCTTGCCATCGCTCGCACGGTCAACGGTACCGACCACAGCGTGCGTGACATGGGACTTTTGGTGTCAGCGATCGAACGGCCCCGGACCAACGTGTTCGGAGCCGAGCTGTATCCCACGCTGCACGAGAAGGCGGCGGCACTGCTGCACTCCGTTGCCCGAAATCACGCCCTGATCGACGGCAACAAGCGCACCGCCTGGCTCGCCATGCGCGTCTTCCTGCGGCTCAACGGTGTCAGCGCCAGTACCGTCCCGCCACCTGCCTCCACTGCCGGCCCGTTCGTCGAGGAAGTCGCGCAGGACAACATGGATGTACCGGTCATCGCCAAGCGCCTGTCGGCATGGTTCCCCGTCTCCTGA
- a CDS encoding ribbon-helix-helix protein, CopG family: MAMTLRLPDDLDAKLTERARREGRSKQELAVEAIRDAQDRAELKVDDVLAELMDSDAEILDYLK; encoded by the coding sequence ATGGCGATGACACTCCGACTCCCCGACGATCTTGATGCGAAGCTCACTGAGCGTGCTCGTCGAGAGGGCCGAAGCAAGCAGGAACTCGCTGTCGAGGCCATCCGAGACGCCCAGGACCGGGCCGAGCTGAAGGTCGACGATGTCCTGGCCGAGCTCATGGACAGCGATGCGGAGATCCTGGACTACCTGAAGTGA
- a CDS encoding class I SAM-dependent RNA methyltransferase, with translation MQNESTSSQTGEQQSGESLVGREYEVEVGPVAHGGHCIARTDEGQVLFVRHTLPGEKIVARVTEGASDSRFLRADAVTVIEASKDRVEAPCPYAGPGKCGGCDWQHAKPGAQRRLKGEVIAEQLQRLAGLTPEEAGWDGTVMPAEGDKLPPGQVPAWRTRVQYAIDENGLAGLRKHRSHEVQPIDHCMIAAPGVSELGIEKQDWPQMATVEAISATGSNDRQVILTPREGGRLPLVELDKPVSVLRVEEKDGGVHRVHGRAFVRERADDRTYRVGSGGFWQIHPQAADTLVRAVMQGLLPRKNDMALDLYCGVGLFAGAIGQRIGEKGAVLGIESGKRAVEDARHNLKDLERVRIEHGKVDQVLPRTGITECDLIVLDPPRAGAGKATVKHLASLGARRIAYVACDPAALARDLAYFRDGGYKVRTLRAFDLFPMTSHVECVAILEPADKGA, from the coding sequence ATGCAGAACGAATCCACCTCGTCGCAGACCGGGGAGCAGCAGAGCGGGGAGTCGCTCGTCGGACGGGAGTACGAGGTCGAGGTCGGCCCCGTCGCGCACGGCGGCCACTGCATCGCCCGCACCGACGAGGGTCAGGTGCTCTTCGTCCGGCACACCCTGCCCGGCGAGAAGATCGTCGCCCGGGTCACGGAGGGCGCGAGCGACTCACGTTTCCTGCGCGCCGACGCGGTCACGGTCATCGAGGCGTCCAAGGACCGCGTCGAGGCCCCTTGTCCGTACGCGGGCCCCGGCAAGTGCGGTGGCTGCGACTGGCAGCACGCCAAGCCCGGAGCCCAGCGCCGCCTCAAGGGCGAAGTGATCGCCGAACAGCTCCAGCGCCTCGCGGGCCTGACGCCCGAGGAGGCCGGCTGGGACGGCACGGTCATGCCGGCCGAGGGCGACAAGCTCCCGCCGGGGCAGGTCCCCGCCTGGCGCACGCGCGTCCAGTACGCGATCGACGAGAACGGCCTGGCCGGACTGCGCAAGCACCGCTCGCACGAGGTCCAGCCGATCGACCACTGCATGATCGCCGCCCCCGGCGTGTCCGAGCTCGGCATCGAGAAGCAGGACTGGCCGCAGATGGCCACGGTCGAGGCCATCTCCGCCACCGGCTCCAACGACCGCCAGGTCATCCTGACCCCGCGCGAGGGCGGCCGGCTCCCGCTCGTCGAGCTGGACAAGCCGGTCTCCGTGCTCCGCGTCGAGGAGAAGGACGGCGGCGTCCACCGCGTCCACGGCCGCGCCTTCGTCCGCGAGCGGGCCGACGACCGGACGTACCGCGTCGGCTCCGGCGGCTTCTGGCAGATCCACCCGCAGGCGGCCGACACCCTGGTCCGTGCGGTCATGCAGGGTCTGCTGCCCCGCAAGAACGACATGGCGCTCGACCTCTACTGCGGCGTGGGCCTGTTCGCCGGCGCCATCGGCCAGCGCATCGGGGAGAAGGGCGCGGTGCTGGGCATCGAGTCCGGCAAGCGCGCGGTCGAGGACGCCCGTCACAACCTGAAGGACCTGGAGCGGGTCCGCATCGAACACGGCAAGGTCGACCAGGTCCTGCCGCGCACCGGCATCACCGAGTGTGACCTGATCGTCCTCGACCCGCCTCGCGCGGGCGCGGGCAAGGCAACGGTCAAGCACCTGGCCTCGCTGGGCGCCCGCCGCATCGCGTACGTCGCGTGTGACCCGGCGGCGCTGGCGCGGGACCTGGCGTACTTCCGGGACGGGGGATACAAGGTGCGGACGCTGCGGGCGTTCGACCTGTTCCCGATGACGTCGCATGTTGAGTGCGTAGCGATTCTGGAGCCTGCTGACAAGGGCGCCTGA
- a CDS encoding APC family permease, with protein sequence MSKLTDVPKRILIGRALRSDKLGETLLPKRIALPVFASDPLSSVAYAPGEVLLVLSIAGVSAYHFSPWIAVAVVVLMFTVVASYRQNVRAYPSGGGDYEVANTNLGPKAGLTVASALLVDYVLTVAVSISSGVENLGSAIPFVIEHKTFCAIGAIVLLTLMNLRGVKESGKLFAIPTYLFVAGVFVMILWGAFRGIVLGDTMHAPTSDYEIKPEHQGIAGFALVFLLLRAFSSGCAALTGVEAISNGVPAFRKPKSKNAATTLAAMGLLAVTMFCGIIGLAMATDVKMAENPAKDLIHNGAAVGAGFTQDPVISQVAAAVFGDGTFFFVFLAAATALVLFLAANTAYNGFPLLGSILAQDRYLPRQLHTRGDRLAFSNGIVLLAGAAMLLVWIYGADSTRLIQLYIVGVFVSFTLSQTGMVRHWNRHLSTESDPAQRRHMMRSRAINTFGAFFTGLVLVVVLATKFTHGAWVALLGMVIFFGTMTAIRKHYDRVAEEIAASDIPSDDTIRPSRVHSIVLVSKLHRPTLRALAYAKLVRSDHLEALSISVDPAETKALRDDWERRGIDIPLKILDSPYREVTRPVIEYVKSLRKDRPRDVISVYIPEYVVGHWYEHLLHNQSALRLKGRLLFTPGVMVTSVPYQLESSEVAKQRARRRADWIAPGSVRRGPVERRHHKETGTKS encoded by the coding sequence GTGTCCAAACTGACCGACGTGCCCAAACGGATCCTGATCGGCCGGGCGCTGCGCAGCGACAAGCTGGGGGAAACACTTCTCCCGAAGCGCATCGCGCTCCCCGTCTTCGCATCCGACCCGCTGTCCTCCGTGGCGTACGCACCGGGAGAAGTCCTCCTCGTGCTCTCCATCGCGGGCGTGTCGGCCTACCACTTCAGCCCGTGGATCGCGGTCGCCGTCGTGGTCCTCATGTTCACGGTCGTCGCCTCCTACCGGCAGAACGTGCGCGCCTACCCCAGTGGTGGCGGCGACTACGAGGTCGCCAACACCAACCTCGGCCCCAAGGCGGGACTGACCGTCGCGAGCGCCCTGCTGGTCGACTACGTCCTCACCGTCGCCGTGTCGATCTCCTCGGGCGTCGAGAACCTCGGCTCCGCGATCCCCTTCGTCATCGAGCACAAGACGTTCTGCGCCATCGGGGCGATCGTCCTGCTGACGCTGATGAACCTGCGCGGTGTCAAGGAGTCCGGGAAGCTCTTCGCCATCCCGACGTACCTCTTCGTGGCCGGGGTCTTCGTCATGATCCTCTGGGGTGCGTTCCGGGGCATCGTCCTCGGCGACACCATGCACGCGCCGACGTCGGACTACGAGATCAAGCCCGAGCACCAGGGAATCGCCGGCTTCGCCCTCGTCTTCCTGCTGCTGCGCGCCTTCTCCTCGGGCTGTGCGGCGCTGACCGGCGTCGAGGCGATCAGCAACGGTGTGCCCGCCTTCCGCAAGCCGAAGAGCAAGAACGCCGCGACGACCCTCGCGGCGATGGGCCTGCTGGCCGTCACGATGTTCTGCGGCATCATCGGCCTCGCCATGGCCACCGACGTCAAGATGGCCGAGAACCCGGCGAAGGACCTCATCCACAACGGCGCCGCCGTCGGTGCGGGCTTCACCCAGGACCCGGTCATCTCCCAGGTCGCCGCGGCGGTCTTCGGCGACGGGACGTTCTTCTTCGTCTTCCTGGCCGCGGCCACCGCTCTCGTGCTCTTCCTCGCAGCCAACACCGCGTACAACGGCTTCCCGCTGCTCGGCTCGATCCTCGCCCAGGACCGCTACCTGCCGCGCCAGCTGCACACGCGCGGCGACCGGCTGGCGTTCTCCAACGGCATCGTGCTGCTCGCCGGTGCCGCGATGCTCCTCGTCTGGATCTACGGGGCGGACTCGACGCGGCTCATCCAGCTCTACATCGTCGGCGTCTTCGTCTCCTTCACGCTCAGCCAGACCGGCATGGTGCGTCACTGGAACCGGCACCTGAGCACCGAGAGTGACCCGGCGCAGCGGCGGCACATGATGCGCTCCCGTGCGATCAACACCTTCGGCGCGTTCTTCACCGGCCTGGTCCTGGTCGTCGTGCTGGCGACCAAGTTCACCCACGGCGCCTGGGTCGCTCTGCTCGGCATGGTGATCTTCTTCGGCACGATGACCGCGATCCGCAAGCACTACGACCGGGTCGCCGAGGAGATCGCGGCGTCCGACATCCCGTCGGACGACACCATCAGGCCCTCGCGCGTCCACTCGATCGTCCTGGTCTCCAAGCTCCACCGGCCCACCCTGCGCGCCCTCGCGTACGCCAAGCTGGTGCGCTCGGACCACCTGGAGGCGCTGTCCATCAGCGTCGACCCGGCCGAGACCAAGGCGCTCAGGGACGACTGGGAGCGGCGCGGCATCGACATCCCGCTGAAGATCCTCGACTCGCCCTACCGCGAGGTGACCCGGCCCGTCATCGAGTACGTCAAGAGTTTGCGCAAGGACCGCCCGCGCGATGTGATCAGCGTCTACATCCCCGAGTACGTGGTCGGCCACTGGTACGAGCACCTGCTGCACAACCAGAGCGCCCTGCGGCTCAAGGGACGGCTGCTGTTCACGCCGGGTGTGATGGTGACCTCGGTGCCGTACCAGCTGGAGTCCTCCGAGGTCGCGAAGCAGCGGGCGCGCAGGCGTGCGGACTGGATCGCACCCGGATCGGTCCGCCGCGGGCCCGTCGAACGGCGGCACCACAAGGAAACGGGCACCAAGAGCTGA
- a CDS encoding TrkA family potassium uptake protein, which produces MHIVIMGCGRVGAALAQTLEQQGHTVAVIDQDPTAFRRLGSGFGGRRVSGVGFDQDTLREAGIEEAGAFAAVSSGDNSNIIAARVAREMFGIENVAARIYDPRRAEVYQRLGIPTVATVRWTADQMLRRLLPSGAEPLWRDPSGGVQLAEVHTTSAWIGHKISTLQEETGVRVAFLTRLGEAILPTSQTVLQEGDLVHVMMRTDEIAKVEEAFAEGPEEGGH; this is translated from the coding sequence GTGCACATCGTCATCATGGGCTGCGGGCGTGTCGGAGCCGCTCTCGCGCAGACCCTGGAGCAGCAGGGGCACACGGTCGCCGTGATCGACCAGGACCCCACGGCGTTCCGCCGCCTCGGTTCCGGGTTCGGCGGCCGGCGGGTCAGCGGGGTCGGTTTCGACCAGGACACCCTGCGCGAGGCGGGGATCGAGGAGGCCGGGGCCTTCGCCGCGGTCAGCAGCGGCGACAACTCCAACATCATCGCGGCCCGCGTGGCCCGCGAGATGTTCGGCATCGAGAACGTCGCGGCCCGCATCTACGACCCCCGGCGCGCCGAGGTCTACCAGCGTCTCGGCATTCCCACCGTCGCCACGGTCCGCTGGACGGCGGACCAGATGCTGCGGCGGCTGCTGCCTTCGGGCGCCGAGCCGCTGTGGCGGGACCCCAGCGGCGGTGTGCAGCTCGCGGAGGTGCACACCACGTCGGCCTGGATCGGCCACAAGATCAGCACACTGCAGGAGGAGACGGGCGTCCGCGTCGCCTTCCTCACCCGGTTGGGTGAGGCCATACTGCCGACGTCGCAGACGGTTCTGCAGGAGGGCGACCTCGTCCACGTGATGATGCGTACGGACGAGATCGCGAAGGTCGAGGAGGCCTTTGCCGAAGGTCCCGAGGAGGGCGGTCACTGA
- a CDS encoding TrkA family potassium uptake protein, protein MRVSIAGAGAVGRSIAAELLENGHEVLLIDKAPTAISVERVPMAEWLLADACEITSLDEAALQRCNVVIAATGDDKVNLVVSLLAKTEYGVPRVVARVNNPKNEWLFNESWGVDVAVSTPRLMSALVEEAVSVGDLVRLLRFSHGDANLVELTLPPESALAGTRVSDVAWPQDTSLVTIIRGTRVLTPNAEESLEAGDELLFVAAQAREEQLEDLLSVRREPSDD, encoded by the coding sequence ATGCGCGTGTCGATTGCCGGGGCGGGTGCGGTGGGTCGTTCCATCGCGGCCGAGCTCCTGGAGAACGGGCACGAGGTGCTGCTGATCGACAAGGCGCCCACCGCGATCTCGGTGGAGCGGGTGCCCATGGCCGAGTGGCTCCTCGCGGACGCTTGCGAGATCACCTCGCTCGACGAGGCGGCGCTCCAGCGGTGCAACGTGGTGATCGCCGCGACCGGTGACGACAAGGTCAACCTGGTCGTCTCCCTGCTCGCCAAGACCGAGTACGGCGTCCCCCGGGTCGTCGCCCGGGTGAACAACCCGAAGAACGAGTGGCTGTTCAACGAGTCCTGGGGCGTCGATGTGGCGGTCTCCACGCCGCGCCTGATGTCCGCCCTGGTCGAGGAGGCGGTGAGCGTCGGCGATCTGGTCCGCCTGCTGCGGTTCAGCCACGGTGACGCCAACCTCGTCGAGCTGACGCTGCCCCCGGAGTCGGCACTGGCCGGCACCCGGGTCAGCGATGTGGCCTGGCCGCAGGACACGTCGCTGGTCACCATCATCCGCGGTACGCGCGTCCTGACGCCGAACGCCGAGGAGAGCCTGGAGGCCGGTGACGAGCTGCTGTTCGTGGCGGCGCAGGCGCGCGAGGAGCAGTTGGAGGACCTGCTGTCGGTCCGCCGCGAGCCCTCCGACGACTGA
- a CDS encoding DUF3159 domain-containing protein has product MTSHDKPTSDTDQPHRTDQQDAEARAVTEAALFEAFGGVRGMVETVLPGLLFVTIFTLDKNLHVSAIAALAVSVILVAVRLIRRDTVKHAFSGVFGVAFGVVFAMMTGNAKDFYLPGMLYTLGLALAYLVTSVAGVPLIGLILGPVFKENLSWRTRNPGRKKAYAKASYAWGLILLAKCAILFPLYWWADTTQLGWVLVALKIPPFLLAVYLTWVFLAKAPPPIDVFAEMEAEEEAEKARKAARDAQAAQTAQAAEARGYEA; this is encoded by the coding sequence GTGACGTCTCACGACAAGCCGACGTCCGACACGGACCAGCCCCACCGCACCGACCAGCAGGACGCCGAGGCGAGGGCCGTCACCGAGGCCGCTCTCTTCGAGGCCTTCGGCGGTGTGCGCGGCATGGTGGAGACGGTCCTGCCCGGGCTGCTCTTCGTCACGATCTTCACCCTCGACAAGAACCTGCACGTCTCGGCCATCGCGGCCCTGGCCGTGTCCGTGATCCTCGTCGCCGTACGGCTGATCCGCAGGGACACCGTCAAGCACGCCTTCAGCGGCGTCTTCGGCGTGGCCTTCGGTGTGGTCTTCGCGATGATGACGGGCAACGCCAAGGACTTCTACCTGCCGGGCATGCTGTACACGCTCGGCCTGGCACTCGCCTACCTCGTCACCAGCGTCGCCGGGGTGCCGCTCATCGGCCTGATCCTCGGCCCGGTCTTCAAGGAGAACCTCTCCTGGCGCACGAGGAACCCCGGCCGCAAGAAGGCCTACGCCAAGGCGAGCTACGCCTGGGGGCTGATCCTCCTCGCCAAGTGCGCGATCCTCTTCCCGCTGTACTGGTGGGCCGACACGACGCAGCTCGGCTGGGTGCTGGTCGCGCTCAAGATCCCGCCGTTCCTCCTCGCGGTGTACCTCACGTGGGTCTTCCTCGCCAAGGCGCCGCCGCCCATCGACGTCTTCGCCGAGATGGAGGCGGAGGAGGAGGCCGAGAAGGCCCGCAAGGCCGCGCGCGACGCACAGGCGGCGCAGACCGCCCAGGCCGCCGAGGCCCGCGGCTACGAGGCCTGA
- a CDS encoding OB-fold nucleic acid binding domain-containing protein has product MLDRLSSSQEDLESEELREDSHASGCTRISECTDRQIVKVTGTLRTVTLRPRAGVPALEAELFDGTAPLDVVWLGRRSIVGIEPGRKLIASGRIAISHGRRVLFNPKYELRPLGKE; this is encoded by the coding sequence ATGCTCGACCGGCTGTCCAGCTCCCAGGAGGACCTGGAGTCAGAGGAACTGCGGGAGGACTCGCACGCCTCGGGCTGCACGCGCATCTCGGAGTGCACGGACCGGCAGATCGTCAAGGTGACTGGTACCTTGCGGACCGTCACCCTGCGCCCGCGGGCCGGAGTGCCCGCGCTGGAGGCGGAGCTCTTCGACGGCACGGCACCGCTCGACGTGGTCTGGCTGGGCCGGCGCTCCATCGTCGGCATCGAGCCGGGCCGCAAGCTCATCGCCTCGGGCCGTATCGCCATCAGCCACGGGCGCCGGGTGCTGTTCAATCCCAAATACGAACTCCGACCGCTCGGCAAGGAGTAG
- a CDS encoding response regulator gives MTRVLVVDDEPQIVRALVINLKARRYEVDAAPDGATALQLAAARHPDVVVLDLGLPDMDGVEVIKGLRGWTRVPILVLSARHTSDEKVEALDAGADDYVTKPFGMDELLARLRAAVRRAEPVGPDGADTLGVVETQGFTVDLAAKKVHREGRDVRLTPTEWHLLEVLVRNAGRLVGQKQLLQEVWGPSYGTETNYLRVYMAQLRRKLEADPAHPRHFVTEPGMGYRFERG, from the coding sequence ATGACCCGGGTGCTGGTGGTCGACGACGAACCGCAGATAGTGCGCGCCCTCGTGATCAATCTGAAGGCGCGCAGGTACGAGGTGGACGCGGCGCCGGACGGGGCGACCGCCCTGCAGCTCGCCGCCGCCCGCCACCCCGACGTCGTCGTCCTGGACCTCGGACTGCCGGACATGGACGGCGTCGAGGTGATCAAAGGCCTGCGCGGCTGGACCCGCGTGCCGATCCTCGTGCTCTCCGCCCGTCACACCTCCGACGAGAAGGTCGAGGCCCTGGACGCCGGGGCGGACGACTACGTCACCAAGCCCTTCGGCATGGACGAACTGCTGGCCCGCCTGCGCGCCGCCGTACGCCGCGCCGAACCGGTCGGCCCCGACGGCGCCGACACCCTGGGGGTCGTCGAGACCCAGGGGTTCACCGTGGACCTGGCGGCGAAGAAGGTCCACAGGGAGGGCCGTGACGTGCGGCTCACCCCCACGGAGTGGCACCTGCTGGAGGTCCTCGTCCGCAACGCGGGCCGGCTCGTCGGCCAGAAGCAGCTCCTGCAGGAGGTCTGGGGACCCTCGTACGGCACGGAAACCAACTACCTGCGGGTCTACATGGCCCAGCTGCGCCGCAAGCTGGAGGCCGACCCCGCGCATCCCAGGCACTTCGTGACCGAGCCGGGGATGGGCTACCGCTTCGAGCGCGGCTGA